The proteins below are encoded in one region of Nitrospirae bacterium CG2_30_53_67:
- a CDS encoding Holliday junction DNA helicase RuvB has translation MEEDRIISPKEGIDEVVLDSSLRPRCLNDFVGQEKIKHNLRIFIEAAKARKEALDHILLYGPPGLGKTTLAHILADEMGVHIKATSGPVLERPGDLAAILTNLKDGDVLFVDEIHRMNRVVEELLYPSMEDFQIDILLGEGPSARVIKLDLPRFTLVGATTRAGLLTSPLRDRFGVVERLNFYSIEDLTQIIIRSARIISVSIDSEGAHEIARRSRGTPRICNRLLRRVRDFSEVQGDPVITREVADQALLHLDVDSMGLDHMDQKLIRTLIEKFSGGPVGISTLAAAISEEKDTIEDLYEPYLIQNGYLARTPRGRVATKNAYEHFGIPYRKSPQEEMF, from the coding sequence ATGGAAGAAGACCGCATCATCAGTCCAAAAGAAGGCATAGACGAGGTTGTCTTGGATTCGAGCCTCCGTCCGAGATGTCTGAATGACTTTGTCGGACAGGAGAAGATCAAGCATAACCTCCGTATCTTTATTGAAGCGGCCAAGGCCAGGAAGGAGGCCCTGGACCATATCCTTCTTTACGGCCCCCCAGGCCTGGGGAAGACCACGCTGGCTCATATCCTTGCAGATGAAATGGGGGTCCATATCAAGGCGACATCGGGGCCCGTGCTGGAGCGGCCGGGCGACCTTGCTGCGATCCTCACCAACCTCAAGGACGGGGACGTCCTGTTTGTGGATGAAATCCACAGGATGAACCGAGTGGTGGAGGAGCTTCTCTACCCGTCAATGGAGGACTTCCAGATTGATATTCTTCTGGGGGAGGGGCCTTCTGCGCGTGTGATCAAGCTGGACCTTCCCCGGTTTACCCTGGTGGGCGCCACCACCCGGGCCGGGCTTCTCACCTCGCCGTTAAGGGACCGATTCGGCGTGGTCGAGCGCCTGAATTTTTACAGCATCGAGGATCTCACACAGATCATCATCCGTTCCGCACGGATCATTTCCGTTTCCATTGATTCGGAGGGGGCTCATGAGATTGCGAGACGGTCCCGCGGAACGCCGAGAATATGCAACCGGCTTCTCCGCCGTGTGCGGGATTTTTCAGAAGTGCAGGGGGATCCCGTGATCACCCGAGAAGTGGCGGATCAGGCCCTGCTCCATCTGGACGTGGATTCCATGGGGCTGGATCATATGGACCAGAAACTGATCCGGACCCTGATTGAGAAATTCAGCGGGGGGCCGGTGGGGATTTCAACCCTGGCCGCGGCCATCAGCGAAGAAAAGGATACCATTGAGGATCTCTACGAGCCTTATCTGATCCAGAACGGATACCTGGCGAGAACACCAAGAGGCCGGGTGGCCACAAAAAATGCCTATGAGCATTTCGGGATACCCTACAGGAAGAGCCCTCAGGAGGAGATGTTTTGA